The region taataaaggaaaacaaaggaCTTGACTACTAAAAGCATAAAGATCATAATTATAGTAGCATCTTACCATTCATCTCCTTTAGTGTattatttcttttccttctccttctcctcagTAGCAAAGGAAAGAGTCCACTGGATAGTAGAAACAAAAGAACGATGGCAACGACTACACAGAAAATTAGGACTACATGTTTTGGAATTCCATTATGCCCTGCATCAAcaattcaagaattcaaattCATATTTACGTTTTTTTTCATGTACCACCACTAATAGTTTGGTGTATTTTGCCATTTTATTTTACCATTCGGATTATGAAGCTTACCCTCTCGACAAATTAAAATTCGTGCCTGATAGGCCCGTTAAGAACAAAGCAGTTTGCTTGCTATTGTATAGTAAACAGTACCTCGATTATAGGACAGAGCAGGTGGCTTGCTGTTGTAGAAGGGGTACACTTCATACCTCATAAAACAACTGGGAAATTGAACTCTAGCACCCCTAGGTTCATCAGGAAACTTATGGACAACTTTGATCACAATCCTAAGGCACTTTAGGCAAGCAGAAGAAGAAAGATCAGGAATGCATTGAGCTAAGGCATAAACTGTTTTGTTAACAGTAAAATTGGTGTCTCTGGTGGCGAATTTCTTGCCTATCGAATGATCACTAGCAGCCTGAGTCGCCACGTCATCTATCAATTCCCCCAGCTTCTGTTTGAACATGGTCTGTTCATCAGAGGTAATCTGAATAGGATTACGTAGAACATAAGGTCTATCTGGTTTGTTAATTATGGATCCATAATCTGGATCGGGGAAAATTGATCGATTCGTATAACGTAATAAGCACCGGTTCAACCAAAATACAGCCGTTTTTCTGCCGGGGCAGCACTGGATTATATTTTTAGCAGCTATAGTCACACAATCTTGACAATACCCACTTGAAATATCAGCTCGACACATAAACAAACCATAGATTCTTTCAGAATTACTGCCGATGCCAGTGGAGGAATTGTAAAAACCATATTTGCTTGAGGCGTTAGAAAGGGTTGAAAGTAGTAAGATGAGGTTGGAATGATAAGAGGAATTTGTACTGTAAgtagttgtgtttgggcaaTAATAGTCATCAAGAGCTGATACTGTAATTCTGATACTTTGGCTGATCAAGAAAAGCACAAGGCATAATGGGATATTCAAACTAGGCATTGTGCAAATTGAACGATCATCAAGTTGACAGAAGGCAAATTTATAGATGCTGAGTAAAGGACCATTTAATCAGTGCGAAGTCTTTAGTTTAGTGTTGGTTGTTGACTTGTTTTCTCTGGTGACTTGGATTTCATTTACGAGTTTAAGTTGTATGCATTATCAATTTAAAAATAGTAGAAAAGTAACCTACTATAACCGATCAAATTTACCAAAAAGCGTAAAAATATCTTTATATTGTCAatgtataaatttaaattctTCATTGACGGCCAGGTCAAGTTTCAACATCAACGATTGATGGAGCACCCTCTGAGAAACATCCTTATTGCCTTGTGTTGTAACTCAAGAGTCGGGTACAGTAATAAAATTAAGTTTCATAGAAGGAtcatattactccctccgtccacttttacttgttaaGTTCGGACTTTGCACATCTTTGAAGAAATAATAATTGATATGGTATTTTCCCACCATATGCATGTTAATTAATGTTTAGTCTTAAGTcttgaaaaatgattaattaatgctaaggataaaatataaaaaagaaatatgttTTTCTCTTAACATgttaaaagtgacaagtaaaattgaaaatatatttttagtatacgagacaagtaaaagtgactGGAGCGAATAGTAGATTTGGGCTATTTGACAAATGAAAACACGTTCCTCCTTAAAAGATACTACCTTTCTAATTGGGCTAGTGTCCATTCCCCTCAAATTCTGATGAACTTCACTTCATGgttaaaacttatttttttcacgAATTCTGACGAATATCCAAAATTTGGTCAAATCCTGATAGATCGCCATAACTTATTGTGTAAAAttttaattagcatgttttgtgtcacgccccgaacctgggcctggacgtaacacggcacccggTGCATTCGCATGTACgcgaccgagcgaaccaatcgTCGGgccgaatcaacatgtgatatcaaaacataactaattgataaaataaaactaacacatgccgattaactaaaagtctctttgaaatatcataatgcggaaatacttagacaatccgAACATATCgaaagtagccaacatggctaaaccaaacAACCGAACGACttgccaacaaggctaacataataaatatcacCGTCTCGAATCGGTAtcatgaagcctctaagaagtCTTGAATAATAAATTTATCTATAAACCGAACCGACCGGATGACCGACAACGCCCGGCGGAATTTGGGGCTCGCAATACCGATACGTGCACTCTAAATACCGAGTTGTCAACACTCAGATATCGTTACTCGCATCGCGAGACGCGAGCCCCAACAATAAAAGGACATCgcacatttgaattgtcttggtatgtaaagcaatcaAGCAATAAAATACCGAAATCGATAATCAGAATCGTAATAGCAAGGAAGTAGAGTTATGAATACTCCTCGCTTCCGTATCCGAATCATCCGTATTAtacgtgtttgtatatgtggggcctcggcccaataataaatgcacgctatggcctcggcctagtagtgcgtcgatccaatggcctcggccatgtatacgtatacacaagcATCGTCTTTGTGCCCTcgggcaaaatcacatatgtataattatggttaattaataaggaccgagaccataacaacaatgaacaatcgAACCGAAATAGACATCCAATTGAATTGAAAACACCGATTGTTTCGAGCATACCGAATTTCTAGACCgagactcatgtggtaacaatacataagtctataaagattacgtgccGAGTTCATGATCttcaaattgacaaccatgaGCGGAATTTCGAATgcgcaaccctagaagataacgaTTCTgacaacatatcataaaactAGGGCTAAAGCGTATTCCGAGTCAAATTgcgacaagtatgaagaatgaggcatagggagaatcatgaacattccctaacgtagatagttagcctcacataccttaattccagcctttgagcgaaatacaatgttcgtcgcccctttcaactttgatctatatcaatacaagccaaagggattctatattagcaataatattcatgctttggtcatctaagcattttatcaaacacttagtgggcataaagctccacaatctccattaatggtgtttcttcacccaattcccattctattacttctaggtgattctacaatctcaattagatgtaattaacatcattctccatcacccatatcattataacaatctcaagtcaacaatccaaaactctagcatagtttatataatcctctttatcaaacccatttactattctcccacgaactcatcaattcacaactatacatgattagagagtagaaaCATTACCTTTTGAAGtccaatcctcttgaattcgggttctagggtttccacatCCAACAAAAATGTTCCCGATCCTAACTCTATGGATTAGAAGAGTTTACTCgagttagaaagggattagggacTTAAATTCaccctagaatcatgataaaacttaccttgtagggttcttgaggcttgggacttgttcttcttgactttaggttaatttttcgtgaatggggtctttggggaaataaaccccaaaccttaaatataacttaaaacgcgtaaacccgacCTTTTGACCCGAAACTGACCCGTTTCGCGATGGTTCCGCGATGCGGGTGCATCGTGCAACATTCTGAAGCTAAAAACTCAGAGTTGCGCGATCTCTCCGCGAAGCGGGGCCATCGCGTGCTCTCTCACGCGCCCTCACGCTCCCCGAGAAGCGACGGGTGTCGGTTTTGCACAGTGTTCgttaaaatgggcataacttctcGTACACAGCTTCGTTTAggctccataatataccgttggaaagctatttcaaagggctacaacttttgTCAAGGAAggttcctcaaattcccaacggatttgcACGAAATTTGACTGGAAGtcagacgtatcgaaaacttagccgattctataggatttcaagtgctttactattagccatattgagatgatcatatctccttgatccgatctctgattggcttggtccttatatcgttagaaaggtatttctacatactataactttcattaagggtactttcccaaatttcaaactGATCAAGGAGTTATCGCTGCCCGAAGTAGGtgtatcaaccattttcgcaaaacgttcaaaccttcagtttttccgctaaaactctaatgcTATGAGTCTAAACTTAGTTCCAAAATGCAGGGTGTTACAATTTGTGACACTGAATTCAATCTCTCTAAGCAATACTTTCAGAATACTGGAAAGTGAGTCAGAGGATACTTCTATTACTATAGCTACTAGATATGAAAAGCCCgtgcacaaaatattattattttttgcatttcgtgttCTTACGTCAATTCCGATATCGATAATATGCGACTTGATAAGTTTGATCTTATAGTAATTTGATGATGGAGAGACAATAATGCAAAGTTGTTGTTTGAGTGAACCAATTAGTCGTTTCAAATTTTTGGTGATTCACTTGAGGCAGCTGAAGAGTTGCAGGACGCTAATAACTGCAATTATAGGAAAATAGGTAATTTACTATTATAACTCAACATGATATCATGATGCTCAGCTTCTTttccgcatttttttttttgggtattctACAGTAATGACAACTTTAGTTATGATTTTGACTTTCCAcccttaattccaaatttgatttCATCTTGTTAAATTTTAATTCCAGAAAAAATTTCGGAaacaacatttatatttttgttgctttcaaatataaaacaacatttatatttttgttgctttcaaatataaaataaatattattatgaAAAGCCCGTGTGTGGCACGTGCCcaacaaaatattattgttttttGCATGTTATGTTCTTACGTTAGTTCTGGTATCAACAATATGCGACTTGACAAGTTTGATCTTATAGTAATTTGAtgatgggcaattcgcaggaatgccctaACCAAGAACTTtgaggtattaggcgaagggaaaaattaaagaccatcaatttaggggcaaaaattaaagaccagtgcttttgaagggcaattcgcacaaaaaaatgtttgaTGATGAAGAGACAATAAAGCAAAGTTGCTTTTCAAGTGAACCAATTAGTTATTTCGATTCTTGGTAATTCACTTGAGATAATTGAAGAGTTATAAGATGCCAATAACTGCAACTATAGGAAAATAGTTAATTTACTACTATAACTCAAAATGATGTTATGATGCtctacttcttcttctcctttttttttttggttgctatTCTACAGTAATCTCAACTTGAGTTATCATTTTGACGTCGCAcccttaattccaaatttgatACCATCTTGTTAAATTTTGATTCCAGAAAAAATGTCGgaaacaacatatatattttatagttctcaaaatataaagtaaatgCATTATGGGTTTGAAATGTTTAAGAACAACTAGGAAGAGTATTAAACTTGGAAGAacacaagaaaaaaatagaataagtATAGTACTGTGGGTCCCATCTCTCCCATGAGGCCACTGATTGATTTTCTAGCACGTGACCTTTTCTAGGGACTTGAAAAGCACTCAAACTTGTCCGCATTTACTAAAATGTTAACAGACAAATACTACTGAGATAAATTCAACAATCAAGGACAAATGTAGCTATAAAAACGGGACCACAATGTTACTGACAGGGACGCatttgaaataaaatagaaaGGCACGTGGGTTTAGAGTCAATTGTGAGAGTAGTACAAATTTCCATTCAACTATGTGCAACAGTAAAAATGATAACTTTTCAGAAATACCATAATTACCCTCCAAATTGCCAGGCAAGCATGTTGATGAAACAGAGTCCTCAAGCTGCTAACTGTGGCTTCTTATATTAGacaaaaaagacaaaaagaaagagaatataAATCACTTGAAATACTTGTTTGGcctaaagttttcttttttgtcaaGTTTTTTTTCCCTAAAATACATTTGTTTATACATTATATCAATTCATTCACTCCAAACTTacgaaataaaatttcaaatttgattaagtaaaaataaaataaaaaggattcCCTCACACaacaatttaatattttttttcaagtgaaatacatgtccaaacataACTTTAACCTGCAAACACATTTTTTATCTTAGGGAGAAGGGTCAAATTTCTTTGTTGAGCTATGCGAACaattcaaatttaccctccgtTTAAAAACATTAATCCTTAATTGCGTGACATGTGATATCAATGGGTGCTAAGCTTCCACCCTTTAAAAATAAAGGCAAATTTGTTTTATTTCGCCTAGTTCGAGAGCAAATTTGACCCCAACGAATAACGACAAGAATATATTTGATCCCAACTATCAACAAAGAATAAATCTATTCCATTTCATAGTTTAGGGGCAAATTTAATATCCTTTGCCCTTTTTTAAATATCATACATTTCATGTATAAACACCTACTTCCTCCGTCCCCTATtaagtgtcatcttagcaaaaaatacgcatattaagaaaccaataatgcaatgtgaagtttaccaaattacctctatataataaaaataaattacttttacgttttgattagagcatgcacaagaagtaaaccttttcaaattgggaatccaacaataccaagttctTTATGTggctttttcaatcatcatttagatgttactttattatCTAAGGgtagaatttgaaaaaaatagtcaatttatgtcttggtttcctaaggtgacacttattatgagacaaatttttttggctaaggtgacacttattatgggacaaagggagtatttaatagcctgtttggctaatcttctaaaatcagctttgtttgaaaagtgattttcaaaaaagtacttttggcaaaaaACAGTTtatgtttggccaattaatttaaaaaacacttttgagcagTAATtattgtttggccaagcttttaaaaaagtgaaactAAGTGtgtttttctcaaaagtgttttcgggcgaaaattatttttttttagctccTTAAAAGAGTTTAGCTTCTTTCCTCAAAAGCATTTactttctcccaaaagcttagTCAAATacctcatttttttaaaataagcacttattaaaaaaataaatacatttagaaaaaaataagcttGGACAAACAGGCTATTAGTTATAAAAGCACTAACAAGCATGACTTCGAAAAGGGGAGGCACAGCCAAACACTACTATAATTTCTAACCTTATTGCTTTATGACTGTTTatagaaatgaaagtttgagCGAAGACCACATACTACTGGTGCTTGTACAAAAAGCCGTAGAAATTGTGAATTCTCTTTTATTCGAAATTATTCCGACAAGTGTGCGTGGGAAGCGCTGGTCCGTTTCCATTTCCACGCTTTGACTTTTTCCTTCATACGTCTCCACTAGTTTTCTCTTTCGTTCTTCTTTCTACTTctacttctttctttttccactATGTTTTAAGTGTGGCAGTGTAAATTTGTAAATACATTAACATGTGACAAATACCTTTTTCCATCAACTCGGGATACATGTtaactgtcacgccccgaaccatggcgcAGGCGTAACGCGTGACTCGGTGTACTGATTTTGCGTATGTAAAGCGAACGCCAGGCTTCAttaatcatcatgaggcatacatgagcggaaacaTAGCATGAACGtaatgagcttttataaaacatgagatgtcataataatttaatgaaatacttatttaaatcataaatgcggaaatatcatgagttgagccaaagatggctaaacaccttgcatgtctaacataactaaactgactagtctatgaaacctctaatcgtgaATCCTGACTGGAAGACATACTtgttgggacaaggcccccaacatACCTTTAGTTGCGAAACTAATTAAATAATGACAATctctaaaccccgaatgagatagggctcaccaataagctggtaCGTGTAGATCTGCGAGCGAGAGGCGTCGTCTGAAATCCGTACtgcgcatcgtgaaatgcgggCCCGGCAACAAAAGGGGACGTCAaagcacattgaatgtctttGGTATGTAAAGAACCGAAAGAattaacatgggacatggaataacatgataagaactgaaactgaaaacctggacatgagcatgagcatgagtacatgtatatataacataagtaaaacatgataagtagggagagcatttcataaaccgacatgtgatatcaccacgtgggtacgtggagtctggtccTCGCCGCGACCAGCAGAGCCctcataccttgccggggtataaGATGGTATCGTGCacgatggatccattcggtgtaaaattaaggtatcgtcctagcgggcggagcgatccttgtcctacggtagCTACGTAGTTTAGCTatacgagccttctcggtaattcgtgcaactcccaaaaacatgaacataatatagttggctaagaagcccatgattttcgtgaattaacttgtacttgtcttgtaatcatgatttcacgaaataacttgtaaacatggtttcatgaaataacttgtaaatagcatgtatgtatcttgagtcatggcatgaacatagttatataatacaattgcatgaaaacttgtagacatgtaggatattcatgaaataagcatttttttaaaaaaaaaaaaaacatgcatgcaagaacccatggaatacaagatatgggttttcatagattccggacggattctcaataatcataaagaaatattaagaactcaatgatggaattacaACAATTCCTAcgtaatataatcatggacatggacctagggttatcatgagcatggtatagaaaccctagttttagtaggaaatcataattttatggattatgaggcgtggggaagaacaatgatgttcccacacgtagatagtaactctacataccttagtcgctccaaaacttgaattaaagacttgagctttgaagaagatttccaaaaccttgaattcttgaaccttgagatgggttttcttgaaaaccctatgttaagaatgatgagttcttgcttaatgatcatgaacgtatgttggaattgacttggaatgcatggaataggcttaccttaaagtatcttgaaggttgggagagaagagcttcgtccttagggcttgagagacttctttagggttctttacctcagaaaaattggtttaaaacgaagtgggaatgaatataacgaaatTTGGCTCTTAAAACGTCGTGGTCGGTGCGCGGTCGCGCAGCTGGAGGTTACTTCGCGCAGGTGATCACGCAGCGAAGGCAGTAACACTGCCTCTggtgcgcgatcgcgcaccTGAAGTGTACTTCGCGCAGAGTAAAACGGGTATAACTTCTAGCACAGAGCTCTgtttgagctccataatatatggttggaaaggtatttcaaaggcctacaactttcatgttttgagttttctcaaattcctaacgtCACTACCCGAAAACGGCCATAAGTACAAGCTGTCTcggacttagacgaatttagaaggccttaagaacttcactttttggtttgacttcaaaagcACCGTTTATcaccgaatggattcatatagctaaaatatgatctttatactagtttcatacgttcacatctaactcggatttacgggatattaccgatatggtttagtatgaaagtacgaggtgttacattaACCTTGACTATAAATGTTTAGAATGTGTTGGAATGCTTGGATATCTTTAGAGATGAAGGGCAGGGGCAGCCCGGTGCATTAAGTTTCCGCCCAGGGTCTATTGTATGTAGCCTTATCTGGTGCTATTTTCACGGCTCGAACacgtgacctcctggtcacatggcatcaactttaccagttactccAAGGCTCCCCTTCTCTTTAGAGATGAACAAGATCATGTGATCGAATTAAATGTTGTACATAGTAATTTCCTACTTTTTTATGGTATTAAATGTAAGTTTGATTTGTTAGAATGGTATTTGCAAACCTTGATTTTgatataatttttattattagtTTTAGTGAATTAATAATGAAGATTAAAATTTTGGAATTGACTGAAACTACAACTCATgaaaacaagaagattataattattattaagaAGCGTCTGCTCTCTTTGTGATTACAAGCACCTGATTTGTTGCCTGATGATACATTTTATtgctaataaaaaaattaatatttcatttatatatattatcttcTTAATGTacaactaaaaataaatttagatATGTTGTATGCTAAGTAGAGTTGTAAGATGAAATTTATGTAATCCTAATTTTGCCTACTAATTCTTTTAACTACTCATTGAATCTTTTTTAATTAGATAATAAGTAAAATTTTATAAGTGTATGAATTAGCTTTTGAATTGACTtgaatgttttttatttttttttattttttatcatagAAATGATTAACATTTATTGGAATGTTGATACTTATGACCACGCGAAGCGCGGATAAATTCACTAGTTCAAAATAAAAGTTCTATTCCAAAATGCTCAATATTGAGAGTCATTAGCTAGTTATCACTACAAGAAATAGGTCTTTTCGTATTTGTCACAGAAAGTAAAAAATTCATTACAAAAGACTTGCTGTGATGATTTTAAGAGTTGAGAATATTGTCTATACGTGGTGATCTTGGGTATACTACCTCGGATAGACTTCAGTAATTGATTCTTGAATAACGGATGATGGAATGGATTTTCTCGTGAGTTGATTCATCTTTCCTATTCTAGTATAATCCTTAAAAGATCTTTGGTTGATTTGGCTCTGGCAGAGTAGCAAAATCAGTACAGAGAATATGAGCTATCAACACAGTTGTAGGTCTTTCATCCAAATCATTTTGAACGCATAAGAGTCCAATATGTATACATCTCATGATTTCAGACCTTGAATTTGAGTCACCGATAAGAGTTGGATCTACAAGTTCCATAGCTTTGCCATCTTTCCACAACTTCCAAGcctataaatatcaacatagTATTCACAGTGTCCTCCAGATTAGGTTGTAAAAAGGAAAAGTTGAATGTTGTAGAAAGATAGTGTCAATAATGGGAACtcttaaatacaattaatttgCTCTTACGTGGGTAAGAAGGTCGTCAAATTTATCTTCTTGATAAAACGATCTATTTCTCTTTCCACTTATTATCTCTAGAAGAAGCACACCAAAACTGAATACATCAGACTTCACAGAAAATTGACCATGCATCGCATATTCTGGAGACATGTAGCCGctaacaaagaaaaataaatcacATTAATTAACACTCTCCCATAACGGATCCGCTAAAAAAAGTTCAAGTTTTTTGTCAACATCGTAGCAATAGAATTTAATTAATATGATGGATGTAAAAAGGAGAAAGGATTATATGAATACATATCTATAGTTGTTGACAAATACTTACTATGTGCCAACTACTATGTCAGTGCTTCCTTCAGTTTGATCAACTCCAAATATTCTAGCCGTGCCAAAATCTGAAATTTTTGGGTTCATGTCTTTGTCTAACAAAATGTTGCTTGCTTTGAGATCACGGTGTATGATTCGAGGACGAGAATCTTCATGAAGATAAACTAATCCTCGTACTATTCCTCTTATAATCTTGTCACGAACTGACCAACACAACGTTGCTTGCTTCTTCGTATCTTAAAACATACCATaagagttactaaatatagaaactaattttcttttctagacaaactaaaaagaaagtaagactcAGAAATTGAAAGGAGGAGTAAAAATAAACCAACCAAATAAGAAATAGTTGAGGCTTTTGTTGGGCACAAACTCATAGATGAgtatcttttcttctccttccaAGCAAAAACCGAGCAGTCTGACTAAATTTTTGTGTTGAAGCTTAGCTACAAGTAAAACCTCATTCTTAAATTCATCTACACCTTGGCTTGATCTTCTTGATAGCCTTTTTACAGCTATTTCTTGTCCACTAGCAAGTTCCCCCTGAATGAAAGAATTATGAATGGACATTTTGGATTTACAATCAAATCTAACTTGAAAACATAGACAATATaaaagaattttgaatttaagtCTTATGCATTGATGTTATAAGAAACACTTACCAATCAGGTCATTAATAAGGTAATTACAGGTAAATTTTAATGATAAACATAACTAATTGATAACCTAATGAAAATGATACTTGACCTACAATAGTAGGTTAAATTACATTGATCGtgtaaaaagaatatatatatatatatatatatatatatatatatatatatatatatatatatatatatatatatcgtctAATCACTTATGAAAAGTAAACATCCATAAAAGGTTAGGATTAGCAAactgtaaaagaaaaaattaaacaatgattatatataagttaaatcgtTTACAACTTTACCTTATAGACATCACCAAATCCACCTACACCAATTTTGTTTTCCATAGAGAAACAGTTAGTGGCAGCTTCAGTTGTACTAAAGTCATATTGCAAGGATTCAGCTGTTAGAATCCCACCAAGATCATCTgcaacatatataaatagaaaaaaaaaaaatttaaggaaaTTGAAGGACTTCAATTGTACTTATAAAGGCATAAAGAATATTGGTATTTTAATTTACCATTCATCTCCTTTGGAGTAttaattcttttcttccttcttttcctCAGTAGCAAATGAAAGACTCCACTGCATAGTAGAAGCAAAATAGCGACAACAGCGACTACACAAATAATTAGTGCTACTTGTTTTGGGATTCCAGCATGCCCTGCATCAAcaattcaagaattcaaattCATCTACTGCTTTATTATATAACTTCGATGtgatatttttaatttcatttgtgTAAAACTACTAATGTTTTGGTAAATCTTGCCATGTTTATTTTTAACAATCCAAAAAATGAAGCTCACAGACCGGACCAATTCAAATTTGTGTCGGATAGTAGTGCTCCCTACCTAAAGATTGAAAGATGGAAGAATCCCAATTAACTATCTCATTACCGAGGACGGATGTAGGGCAATAGATATTGGTTATCTGAACTTAGTAACTTTAACTCAAatcatgtatatgtattaaaaagAACATTACATTATAATACAgataataaatttagaattaatTAAACCGGATAGCAGAATTTCGAACTTGAACCCGTAAAATTCAAATCCTGAATCTACCATTACCTATTATACCCTTTGTTGTGTAACTTACCATGGTTGTAAAAACATAGACATTGGGTTAAACATAAAGAAAACTATTATGTTTTCAAACCTATCCAACATGCATAGAGTGTTAGTAAAACGTA is a window of Lycium ferocissimum isolate CSIRO_LF1 chromosome 12, AGI_CSIRO_Lferr_CH_V1, whole genome shotgun sequence DNA encoding:
- the LOC132039342 gene encoding LOW QUALITY PROTEIN: uncharacterized protein LOC132039342 (The sequence of the model RefSeq protein was modified relative to this genomic sequence to represent the inferred CDS: deleted 1 base in 1 codon; substituted 1 base at 1 genomic stop codon), producing the protein MAPSINLPSLNLMNCSICIMPGLNIPLCLVLFFISSTVSDDDTCYCPNTTTYNTNTSYPSNLSLLLSTLSNASKEHNFYNSSTGGSGSNGNSERIYGLFMCRGDIARGSCQDCVTSSSNKIIHSCPRGKMAVFWSDGCLLRYSNQSIFPEPDYQSIIKTPDKPYMLNKTIRFTTDEQSRFKQKLREMMDDVVTQAASDRSIGKRFVTRQTKLSSDITIYALAQCLPDISSSDCHKCLANATNVFHKCCDEYRGARVRFPSCVMRYEVYPFYNSQGHAGIPKQVALIICVVAVVAILLLLCSGVFHLLLRKRRKKRINTPKEMNDDLGGILTAESLQYDFSTTEAATNCFSMENKIGVGGFGDVYKGELASGQEIAVKRLSRRSSQGVDEFKNEVLLVAKLQHKNLVRLLGFCLEGEEKILIYEFVPNKSLNYFLFDTKKQATLCWSVRDKIIRGIVRGLVYLHEDSRPRIIHRDLKASNILLDKDMNPKISDFGTARIFGVDQTEGSTDIVVGTYGYMSPEYAMHGQFSVKSDVFSFGVLLLEIISGKRNRSFYQEDKFDDLLTHAWKLWKDGKAMELVDPTLIGDSNSRSEIMRCIHIGLLCVQNDLDERPTTVLIAHILCTDFATLPEPNQPKIFXDYTRIGKMNQLTRKSIPSSVIQESITEVYPRLNGPLLSIYKFAFCQLDDRSICTMPSLNIPLCLVLFLISQSIRITVSALDDYYCPNTTTYSTNSSYHSNLILLLSTLSNASSKYGFYNSSTGIGSNSERIYGLFMCRADISSGYCQDCVTIAAKNIIQCCPGRKTAVFWLNRCLLRYTNRSIFPDPDYGSIINKPDRPYVLRNPIQITSDEQTMFKQKLGELIDDVATQAASDHSIGKKFATRDTNFTVNKTVYALAQCIPDLSSSACLKCLRIVIKVVHKFPDEPRGARVQFPSCFMRYEVYPFYNSKPPALSYNRGHNGIPKHVVLIFCVVVAIVLLFLLSSGLFPLLLRRRRRKRNNTLKEMNVAVDLSGILTAESLQYDFNTIEAATNCFSMENKIGVGGFGDVFKGELVTGQEIAVKRLSRRSSQGVDEFKNEVVLVAKLQHRNLVRLLGFCLEGEEKILIYEFVPNKSLDYFLFDTKKQAALSWSVRDKIIRGIVRGLVYLHEDSRPRIIHRDLKASNILLDKDMNPKISDFGMARIFGVDQTEGSTSIIVGTYGYMSPEYAMHGQFSVKSDVFSFGVLLLEIISGKRNRSFYQEDKFDDLLTHAWKLWKDGKAMELADSTLIGDSNSRFEIMRCIHIGLLCVQNDLDQRPTTVLIAHILSTDSATLPEPNQPASYKDYTRIGKMDQHTSKSIPSSVIQESITEVYPR